In the Chlorobium limicola DSM 245 genome, one interval contains:
- a CDS encoding YicC/YloC family endoribonuclease — protein sequence MLESMTGYGSAERIENGIRVLAELRSVNNRFAEISVKLPRQLSNFELEVRELVRSRFQRGKISVFIQVQADRDIQIPVVVNPSKVQAYRTLLETVRSEAGIDAPVSLEHLLRFSEIFDTESSVADNSELLWPIVKQALLEAVEAMKVMRRKEGDELSLDFAGRIAGIETTLAGITRLALDNLEQIRKRLAAKVESVAGKDIAYSRDRLEIELVLAADKLDITEELTRFASHNKFFLEELHNDESGTGRKLNFLLQEQLREANTIASKSQNAEISQQIVHVKEELEKIREQLQNIE from the coding sequence ATGTTGGAAAGTATGACCGGATACGGAAGCGCAGAGCGTATCGAAAATGGAATAAGAGTGCTCGCTGAGCTTCGGTCGGTCAACAACCGGTTTGCAGAAATCAGCGTCAAGCTTCCCCGTCAGTTATCCAATTTTGAGCTTGAGGTCAGAGAGCTGGTTCGTTCTCGCTTTCAGCGGGGTAAAATATCTGTTTTCATACAGGTTCAGGCCGACAGGGATATACAGATCCCTGTCGTCGTCAATCCATCAAAGGTTCAGGCTTACAGGACACTGCTTGAAACCGTAAGGAGTGAGGCTGGCATAGACGCTCCTGTTTCTCTTGAGCATCTGTTGCGTTTTTCTGAAATATTCGATACGGAGAGCAGTGTCGCCGATAACAGTGAACTGCTGTGGCCGATAGTAAAACAGGCCCTGCTTGAAGCTGTAGAGGCCATGAAAGTCATGCGCCGCAAAGAGGGAGATGAACTGTCGCTGGATTTTGCCGGAAGAATTGCAGGCATCGAAACGACGCTTGCCGGTATAACCCGTCTTGCTTTGGATAATCTCGAACAGATAAGAAAGCGTCTTGCCGCAAAGGTTGAGAGCGTCGCCGGCAAGGATATTGCATACAGTCGCGACCGTCTTGAAATAGAACTGGTGCTCGCGGCAGACAAGCTGGATATCACCGAAGAGCTTACCCGGTTTGCCAGTCACAACAAGTTTTTTCTTGAAGAGCTTCATAATGACGAAAGCGGAACAGGCAGAAAGTTGAATTTTCTGCTGCAGGAGCAATTGAGGGAGGCAAACACTATAGCCTCTAAATCCCAGAACGCAGAAATATCGCAGCAGATTGTTCATGTAAAGGAAGAACTCGAGAAAATTCGCGAGCAACTGCAGAATATTGAATGA
- the rpsO gene encoding 30S ribosomal protein S15 gives MSLTKENKSNIITQFGGAVQNTGKAEVQVALFSGRITDLTGHLQKHPKDKHSRRGLLMLVGKRKKVLNYLKNVDIDRYRKVIADLDLRK, from the coding sequence ATGAGTCTGACAAAAGAGAACAAGAGCAACATCATCACCCAGTTTGGAGGAGCCGTACAGAATACAGGAAAGGCAGAGGTACAGGTTGCCCTGTTCAGCGGCAGGATTACCGATCTGACCGGTCATCTGCAGAAGCACCCTAAAGACAAGCACTCCCGCCGCGGTCTGCTTATGCTGGTTGGTAAACGCAAGAAAGTGCTGAATTACCTCAAGAACGTCGATATTGATCGTTACCGTAAAGTGATTGCCGATCTTGACCTTCGCAAATAG
- a CDS encoding sugar phosphate nucleotidyltransferase: protein MALAILIMAAGKGTRMKSDLPKVLHKANGKPVINYVLDTASSLHPDKTVLIVGHQAEKVIDATRSYQVISVLQEPQLGTGHAVMQAEPHLEAFAGDVLILSGDAPLVRTATLEKLIAFHREQRAAATVLTAKLDDPAGYGRIIRNRVSGEVLRIVEEKDASPEERLVHETNSGVYVIDAKALFSALKEIRSDNAQREYYLTDVIGICFGRGKKVSAWSVADPDEIRGINTPEQLREAEIILEQL, encoded by the coding sequence ATGGCACTGGCAATCCTGATTATGGCAGCAGGAAAAGGTACCCGCATGAAATCAGATCTGCCAAAAGTACTGCACAAGGCAAACGGCAAGCCGGTCATCAACTATGTACTTGATACGGCAAGCAGCCTCCATCCCGATAAAACCGTGCTTATCGTCGGTCATCAGGCTGAAAAGGTTATCGATGCAACCCGAAGCTATCAGGTTATCTCCGTACTCCAGGAGCCCCAGCTTGGTACGGGACATGCAGTAATGCAGGCGGAGCCGCATTTAGAAGCTTTTGCCGGCGACGTACTGATTCTTTCCGGAGACGCTCCCCTTGTCAGAACGGCTACACTTGAGAAGCTTATTGCATTTCATCGCGAACAGCGTGCTGCGGCCACCGTTCTCACGGCGAAGCTCGATGATCCGGCGGGATATGGAAGAATCATCAGAAACCGGGTGTCGGGAGAAGTGTTGAGGATTGTTGAAGAAAAAGATGCCTCGCCTGAAGAACGCCTGGTACATGAAACCAATTCGGGCGTCTATGTCATCGATGCGAAGGCACTTTTCAGCGCGCTCAAGGAGATCCGTTCCGATAATGCGCAACGGGAGTATTATCTCACCGATGTGATCGGCATCTGCTTCGGCAGAGGGAAAAAAGTCAGTGCGTGGAGCGTGGCTGATCCGGATGAGATCCGCGGGATCAATACCCCGGAACAACTCAGGGAAGCGGAAATAATTCTCGAACAACTCTGA
- the panD gene encoding aspartate 1-decarboxylase encodes MKLHLLKSKIHNAIVTSGDLEYEGSITIDSELLEMAQMIPNEKVLVVNNNNGERFETYIIKGDYGSRVIQLNGAAARCALPGDEIIIMTFAVMDEKEAGSHKPMVLIVDRNNNPKRRHRVGEEDELLS; translated from the coding sequence ATGAAACTGCATTTACTCAAATCTAAAATACACAACGCAATCGTTACCAGCGGCGATCTTGAATACGAAGGCAGCATCACCATCGACAGTGAGCTGCTTGAGATGGCGCAGATGATTCCGAATGAAAAAGTGCTTGTTGTCAACAACAACAACGGAGAGCGGTTTGAAACCTATATCATAAAGGGAGATTACGGTTCCAGAGTGATACAGCTCAATGGCGCTGCAGCTCGCTGCGCACTGCCGGGTGATGAAATCATTATTATGACGTTCGCAGTCATGGATGAGAAGGAAGCCGGATCGCACAAACCGATGGTACTGATTGTCGACAGGAATAACAATCCGAAGCGTCGTCACCGTGTCGGTGAAGAAGACGAACTGCTCTCGTAA
- a CDS encoding VOC family protein translates to MKLTGINQITLRVNDLRLAEEFYAGILGLKVDHRVGANITYLRLSSDILVLVKAETPGTPEARDIRVDHFGFRLATDAEVDEAAVYLDDLGVHLVTRPAQRREGRAFFVMDPDGNLIEFYSMRLTGIQNEGEHTNEASSAVIAAGSRQLIADDSETRKPRRSRK, encoded by the coding sequence ATGAAACTGACGGGGATTAACCAGATTACCCTGAGGGTCAATGATCTGAGACTTGCTGAAGAGTTTTATGCAGGCATTCTCGGTCTGAAGGTAGATCACAGGGTTGGAGCGAATATTACCTATCTGCGCTTGAGTTCCGACATTCTTGTTCTTGTAAAAGCGGAAACACCGGGGACTCCGGAAGCGAGGGATATACGGGTCGATCACTTCGGTTTCAGGCTTGCTACCGATGCAGAAGTCGATGAAGCCGCAGTCTACCTCGATGACCTGGGAGTTCATCTGGTAACGCGTCCTGCCCAAAGAAGGGAAGGACGGGCATTTTTCGTTATGGACCCCGACGGCAATCTCATCGAGTTTTATTCCATGCGTCTGACCGGAATCCAGAATGAGGGTGAGCATACCAATGAAGCTTCGTCAGCGGTAATCGCTGCCGGCAGCCGACAGCTGATCGCGGATGATTCAGAAACAAGAAAACCCCGGCGATCGAGGAAATAA
- a CDS encoding DNA-directed RNA polymerase subunit omega, which produces MPVKPVDLNKLRSAHSNLYETVVAISKRARQIHEEERYELEEKLLPYKEMIRNPASESESDRIFPEQIAISLEFEVREKASHKAVAEYLKEKYNYTLEKSVETKPVQPDDEDETDGD; this is translated from the coding sequence ATGCCGGTCAAACCTGTTGATTTGAATAAACTCAGAAGTGCGCACTCCAATCTTTACGAAACGGTCGTTGCGATTTCGAAAAGAGCCAGACAGATACATGAGGAGGAGAGGTATGAGCTGGAGGAAAAGCTTCTGCCTTATAAGGAAATGATTCGTAACCCTGCCAGCGAGTCCGAATCGGACAGGATATTCCCTGAGCAGATCGCGATCAGCCTTGAATTCGAAGTTCGTGAAAAAGCCTCTCATAAGGCTGTCGCCGAGTACCTGAAAGAGAAGTACAATTACACTCTGGAAAAAAGTGTTGAAACAAAACCGGTTCAGCCTGATGATGAAGATGAAACTGACGGGGATTAA
- a CDS encoding bifunctional riboflavin kinase/FAD synthetase, with protein MNVVIYDNRQLSVYGNGSLTSLSPEESAVTIGSFDGVHRGHRKIISGMLDIARFRKLRSVVVTFEPHPRRVLTAHADESIEILTTLDEKIEQMAGLGVDLLFVVRFTPELAAWSSELFIEQVLVRMLHARNVVVGYDHGFGRNRSGSGKTLSQLGELYGFQVDVIEEFRIGSEHFSSTKIRALLKNGSIRDANAFLGVPYVVSGRVTSGKQLGRLLGFPTANLMLPDPQKLLPRSGVYMATTVIDGESYRAMMNIGCRPTVSDECDIRVEAHILGYSGHLYGRQIRFSILGFIREEKKFDSLDLLREQLEKDKKTVELFCE; from the coding sequence ATGAACGTTGTTATATATGACAATCGTCAGCTTTCCGTTTATGGCAATGGTTCGTTGACTTCGCTGTCGCCGGAAGAGTCTGCGGTTACTATCGGTTCATTTGACGGCGTACATCGGGGGCATCGTAAAATTATTTCGGGCATGCTCGATATTGCCCGTTTTCGCAAGCTCAGAAGCGTCGTTGTTACCTTTGAGCCTCATCCGAGACGGGTGTTGACTGCTCACGCAGATGAGTCGATCGAGATTCTTACGACGCTCGATGAAAAAATCGAGCAGATGGCCGGTCTTGGAGTCGATCTGCTCTTTGTCGTTCGTTTTACCCCTGAGCTGGCCGCATGGAGTTCCGAATTGTTTATTGAACAGGTTCTTGTCAGGATGCTTCACGCCAGAAACGTTGTTGTCGGCTATGATCACGGCTTTGGGCGGAACAGGAGCGGCAGCGGAAAAACACTCTCACAGCTTGGTGAGCTTTACGGTTTTCAGGTCGATGTGATTGAAGAGTTCCGTATTGGCAGTGAGCATTTTTCCAGCACGAAAATCAGGGCGCTGCTCAAAAATGGTTCAATACGTGATGCCAACGCATTTCTGGGGGTGCCTTATGTCGTGAGCGGCCGAGTGACAAGCGGTAAACAGCTTGGGCGTTTACTGGGATTTCCTACCGCTAATCTGATGCTTCCGGATCCACAGAAACTGCTTCCCCGTTCCGGCGTTTACATGGCAACCACGGTGATCGACGGCGAGTCTTACAGGGCGATGATGAATATCGGCTGTCGTCCAACGGTATCGGATGAGTGCGACATTCGTGTTGAAGCCCATATTCTCGGATACTCAGGCCACCTCTACGGTCGGCAGATCAGGTTCAGCATTCTTGGATTTATCCGGGAAGAGAAGAAATTCGATTCACTGGATCTGTTGCGGGAGCAGCTTGAAAAAGATAAAAAAACGGTGGAGTTGTTTTGTGAATAA
- the gmk gene encoding guanylate kinase, with protein sequence MEQGAPKGKLIVFSAPSGTGKSTIAKAVLGQIGELSFSVSATTRSKRPGEEEGVHYFFLDKKEFEERIEKGDFIEYEYFFGNYYGTLLDKTREAIDSGRHLLLDLDVKGALNLKKLFPLDSLLLFIRPPSMAVLQERLLQRDGNSPGLQERLERAALELGYAEQFDDVVVNDDLEQTVTAVTGKIRKYLTTL encoded by the coding sequence ATGGAACAGGGGGCTCCCAAAGGAAAACTGATTGTGTTTTCCGCACCTTCGGGAACCGGGAAATCAACCATTGCCAAAGCGGTGCTCGGGCAGATCGGAGAGCTTTCGTTTTCTGTTTCTGCGACAACGCGTTCGAAACGACCCGGCGAAGAAGAGGGCGTTCACTACTTCTTTCTTGATAAAAAAGAGTTTGAGGAACGGATCGAAAAGGGCGATTTTATCGAATACGAATATTTTTTCGGTAATTACTATGGTACGCTGCTTGACAAGACCCGTGAGGCAATCGATTCCGGACGTCATCTTCTGCTTGATCTCGACGTCAAAGGGGCGCTGAACCTTAAAAAGCTTTTTCCGCTCGATTCACTATTGCTCTTTATCAGGCCGCCCAGCATGGCGGTGCTGCAGGAACGATTGTTGCAGCGAGACGGCAACAGCCCCGGTCTTCAGGAGCGGCTTGAGCGGGCAGCGCTTGAACTTGGATATGCTGAACAGTTTGATGATGTGGTGGTCAATGATGATCTGGAACAGACGGTGACGGCCGTTACCGGGAAAATCAGGAAATATCTTACAACTCTCTAA
- the truB gene encoding tRNA pseudouridine(55) synthase TruB: protein MQEPINEQCSPEEGAFLLVDKPLDWTSFDVVAKIRNTYRKSGLKCKVGHCGTLDPKATGLLILATGRKTRQISGLEVLDKVYEGTIRLGAVTDSHDTETEEYGHCDTGHLTLSKIRETAASFIGSSLQQPPMHSAVWHNGKRLYEFARKGEVVRDRKVREIVIHRFEITAVTLPMVSFELEVSKGAYIRVIAHEFGNALGVGGYLASLRRTAIGSYHIAASRSVSETVDVIASGCSAVSGQRS, encoded by the coding sequence ATGCAGGAACCGATTAATGAACAGTGCAGTCCGGAAGAGGGCGCTTTTCTGCTGGTGGATAAACCGCTGGACTGGACCTCGTTTGACGTTGTCGCTAAAATCAGGAATACCTATCGAAAAAGCGGCCTGAAGTGCAAGGTTGGCCATTGTGGCACCCTTGATCCAAAGGCAACAGGCCTTCTGATTCTCGCCACCGGTCGGAAGACCCGTCAAATATCAGGTCTTGAGGTGCTCGATAAGGTTTATGAGGGAACAATACGGCTTGGAGCGGTCACCGACAGTCATGACACCGAAACCGAGGAGTATGGCCATTGCGATACCGGGCATCTGACGCTATCGAAAATACGGGAAACCGCAGCTTCCTTTATAGGCTCATCTCTTCAGCAGCCGCCCATGCATTCGGCTGTCTGGCACAACGGGAAACGTCTCTATGAATTTGCCCGAAAGGGAGAGGTTGTCAGGGATCGCAAGGTCCGGGAAATTGTCATACACCGGTTTGAGATTACGGCAGTCACTCTTCCCATGGTTTCGTTTGAACTTGAAGTTTCAAAAGGTGCCTATATCAGGGTGATTGCCCATGAGTTCGGCAATGCACTCGGAGTTGGCGGCTATCTGGCCTCCCTCCGAAGAACGGCTATCGGTTCCTATCACATCGCCGCATCACGAAGCGTATCCGAGACGGTCGACGTTATCGCCTCCGGTTGTTCCGCGGTTTCCGGTCAAAGGAGTTAA
- the rbfA gene encoding 30S ribosome-binding factor RbfA, translated as MSIRTEKVASLLQQELGAILEKELPRSSALSTVVDVKVTADLGIARIYVSVIGTEEQRTAIMAWLHDETKYLRKLLSAKIRHHFRRIPEIEFFEDRIYERASRIEQLLREVRKAPEQHD; from the coding sequence ATGTCGATACGTACTGAAAAGGTCGCTTCGCTGCTTCAGCAGGAACTTGGCGCGATTCTCGAGAAGGAGTTGCCGAGGAGCAGCGCACTTTCGACCGTTGTTGACGTTAAAGTAACGGCGGATCTCGGTATTGCCCGTATCTATGTTTCCGTTATCGGCACTGAGGAGCAGCGGACCGCGATAATGGCCTGGCTGCACGACGAGACCAAGTATCTCCGGAAACTTCTCTCGGCTAAAATCCGTCATCACTTCAGAAGGATTCCGGAGATAGAGTTTTTTGAAGACCGCATTTATGAAAGGGCCAGCCGTATCGAGCAGTTGCTCAGAGAGGTGAGAAAAGCTCCTGAACAACACGACTGA